Proteins encoded together in one Myotis daubentonii chromosome 17, mMyoDau2.1, whole genome shotgun sequence window:
- the FBXO43 gene encoding F-box only protein 43 isoform X1, whose protein sequence is MKQVLKMSERHSGQVGTGVGNEMDSSTVTIKYTGFKDFGSTSFQDSGYSELLKSYSVDNTLYLVKQEDDPTINYEFFEPVSPGLTDPLETPTKKKRFLIFRKKSAIPPGFCETPKLGGKRYLRRRRRLDVSFSPLKGNYESDNSSIESSISEVLNFEEDIPSSASGSPMQNNFSALVTSTLKTEEATLSPQKLRLNFSQQKTSTVDDSKDDCSLFEDECISPIQGNNFKDSITHDFSDSSPCVNDENTFPKLLDSSSSGTTCETDEDIFVAPISNLVANIKFKAGQRFFPQVRGNISTPEDSGFNSLCLDKSEDYLSDQESSFQELLQKHKGTLKVEDTIRRSRRLGRLRRLSTLREQGSQSETEEESQIIHSESEITPAASSDISDSQPSSDSQSEELILGFNNLSNTPALQLVHELFMKNKKRRFQQSGTREFLEDRDEAKIAVLQCVLAGLIGKKMGIDKLDILTELKYRNLKHILAVVLDSLSAESLCSVWSVSRNWREIIVQNKKANQRRRFYLTQLKTDAKCFSIQVPDFISYYPPELEISSLQVQTYQQAVLNVQDAATRFQLSNRSALRSVQAQARTPSSQKEQVSTFSPWGEVLTPIASSSIIDSHSKQEEYVRVAKTLFTDEALKPCPRCQSPAKYQPYKKRGLCSRRACGFDFCVLCLCAYHGSEECSRRAARPRDRKDPLPGSAQSKRNLKRL, encoded by the exons AAACAGGTTTTGAAGATGTCAGAAAGGCATTCAGGTCAGGTTGGAACTGGAGTAGGAAATGAGATGGACTCTTCTACTGTCACTATCAAGTACACCGGCTTCAAAGATTTTGGTTCCACTTCATTTCAAGATAGTGGCTACAGTGAGTTGTTAAAATCTTACAGCGTTGATAATACATTATATTTGGTAAAGCAGGAAGATGACCCAACAATAAACTATGAATTTTTTGAACCTGTAAGTCCGGGCTTAACAGATCCTTTAGAGACCCCTACTAAAAAAAAGAGATTTCTCATCTTTAGGAAGAAATCAGCCATACCCCCAGGCTTTTGTGAGACTCCTAAACTTGGTGGAAAACGTTATTTACGGCGGCGCAGAAGGCTGGATGTATCTTTCTCTCCTCTGAAGGGAAACTATGAATCAGACAATAGTTCTATAGAAAGTAGTATAAGTGAAGTTCTCAACTTTGAAGAAGATATTCCAAGCAGTGCTTCAGGTTCTccaatgcaaaataattttagtGCTTTAGTTACTAGTACTTTGAAAACAGAAGAAGCGACTTTAAGCCCTCAAAAATTGAGACTTAATTTTTCTCAACAGAAGACTTCCACAGTTGATGACTCCAAAGATGACTGTAGCCTGTTTGAAGATGAATGTATATCACCAATTCAGGGCAATAATTTTAAAGACTCTATCACCCATGACTTTAGTGATAGTAGTCCATGTGTTAACGATGAGAATACATTTCCCAAACTTCTGGACTCCTCTAGTAGTGGAACAACTTGTGAAACAGATGAGGACATATTTGTGGCTCCAATAAGTAACCTTGTAGCAAATATTAAATTTAAGGCAGGTCAAAGGTTTTTTCCTCAAGTGAGAGGCAATATTTCAACACCTGAAGACAGTGGTTTTAACTCACTTTGCTTGGATAAATCAGAAGATTACCTCTCCGACCAGGAAAGTTCTTTTCAAGAGCTACTTCAGAAACATAAGGGAACTCTCAAAGTGGAGGACACCATAAGAAGGTCAAGGCGCCTTGGAAGGTTGAGAAGATTGTCCACCCTTCGGGAGCAAGGCTCACAGTCTGAGACAGAAGAGGAAAGCCAGATCATCCACTCTGAATCTGAAATAACACCAGCAGCTTCTTCAGACATCTCAGACAGTCAGCCCAGCAGTGACAGTCAGAGTGAGGAACTGATTTTAGGTTTTAATAATTTATCAAACACCCCAGCCTTGCAGTTAGTGCATGAGCtctttatgaaaaacaaaaagagaagatTCCAGCAAAGTGGTACACGCGAATTCTTAGAAGACAGGGATGAGGCGAAAATAGCTGTACTGCAGTGCGTACTTGCAGGACTGATTGGCAAGAAAATGGGTATAGATAAACTGGACATCTTAAcagaattaaaatatagaaatctaAAGCATATTCTTGCAGTTGTTTTAGATTCCTTGTCTGCAGAAAGCCTATGCag TGTTTGGAGCGTGAGCAGAAATTGGCGTGAAATTattgttcaaaataaaaaagcaaatcagAGGAGGAGATTTTATCTCACACAACTGAAAACAGATGCTAAG TGTTTCTCTATACAGGTCCCCGATTTCATCTCCTATTATCCACCAGAACTGGAAATCTCCTCTCTGCAAGTCCAAACATATCAG CAGGCTGTATTAAATGTTCAGGATGCTGCCACTCGGTTTCAACTTTCAAATCGATCAGCTTTAAGATCTGTACAAGCTCAGGCTAGGACACCAAGTTCTCAGAAAGAACAGGTTTCAACATTTTCTCCTTGGGGAGAAGTTTTGACACCTATAGCAAGCTCTTCAATTATTGACTCACACAGTAAACAGGAAGAATATGTTAGG GTTGCCAAAACACTTTTTACTGATGAAGCCTTAAAACCTTGCCCGAGGTGCCAATCCCCTGCTAAGTACCAGCCATATAAGAAAAGGGGACTGTGCAGCCGCAGAGCCTGTGGTTTTGACTTTTGTGTGTTATGTTTGTGTGCTTATCATGGGTCTGAAGAATGTAGTAGAAGAGCAGCAAGGCCAAGGGACAGAAAAGATCCTCTTCCAGGAAGTGCCCAGAGTAAGCGGAATTTAAAACGCCTCTAA
- the FBXO43 gene encoding F-box only protein 43 isoform X2, translating into MKQVLKMSERHSGQVGTGVGNEMDSSTVTIKYTGFKDFGSTSFQDSGYSELLKSYSVDNTLYLVKQEDDPTINYEFFEPVSPGLTDPLETPTKKKRFLIFRKKSAIPPGFCETPKLGGKRYLRRRRRLDVSFSPLKGNYESDNSSIESSISEVLNFEEDIPSSASGSPMQNNFSALVTSTLKTEEATLSPQKLRLNFSQQKTSTVDDSKDDCSLFEDECISPIQGNNFKDSITHDFSDSSPCVNDENTFPKLLDSSSSGTTCETDEDIFVAPISNLVANIKFKAGQRFFPQVRGNISTPEDSGFNSLCLDKSEDYLSDQESSFQELLQKHKGTLKVEDTIRRSRRLGRLRRLSTLREQGSQSETEEESQIIHSESEITPAASSDISDSQPSSDSQSEELILGFNNLSNTPALQLVHELFMKNKKRRFQQSGTREFLEDRDEAKIAVLQCVLAGLIGKKMGIDKLDILTELKYRNLKHILAVVLDSLSAESLCSVWSVSRNWREIIVQNKKANQRRRFYLTQLKTDAKVPDFISYYPPELEISSLQVQTYQQAVLNVQDAATRFQLSNRSALRSVQAQARTPSSQKEQVSTFSPWGEVLTPIASSSIIDSHSKQEEYVRVAKTLFTDEALKPCPRCQSPAKYQPYKKRGLCSRRACGFDFCVLCLCAYHGSEECSRRAARPRDRKDPLPGSAQSKRNLKRL; encoded by the exons AAACAGGTTTTGAAGATGTCAGAAAGGCATTCAGGTCAGGTTGGAACTGGAGTAGGAAATGAGATGGACTCTTCTACTGTCACTATCAAGTACACCGGCTTCAAAGATTTTGGTTCCACTTCATTTCAAGATAGTGGCTACAGTGAGTTGTTAAAATCTTACAGCGTTGATAATACATTATATTTGGTAAAGCAGGAAGATGACCCAACAATAAACTATGAATTTTTTGAACCTGTAAGTCCGGGCTTAACAGATCCTTTAGAGACCCCTACTAAAAAAAAGAGATTTCTCATCTTTAGGAAGAAATCAGCCATACCCCCAGGCTTTTGTGAGACTCCTAAACTTGGTGGAAAACGTTATTTACGGCGGCGCAGAAGGCTGGATGTATCTTTCTCTCCTCTGAAGGGAAACTATGAATCAGACAATAGTTCTATAGAAAGTAGTATAAGTGAAGTTCTCAACTTTGAAGAAGATATTCCAAGCAGTGCTTCAGGTTCTccaatgcaaaataattttagtGCTTTAGTTACTAGTACTTTGAAAACAGAAGAAGCGACTTTAAGCCCTCAAAAATTGAGACTTAATTTTTCTCAACAGAAGACTTCCACAGTTGATGACTCCAAAGATGACTGTAGCCTGTTTGAAGATGAATGTATATCACCAATTCAGGGCAATAATTTTAAAGACTCTATCACCCATGACTTTAGTGATAGTAGTCCATGTGTTAACGATGAGAATACATTTCCCAAACTTCTGGACTCCTCTAGTAGTGGAACAACTTGTGAAACAGATGAGGACATATTTGTGGCTCCAATAAGTAACCTTGTAGCAAATATTAAATTTAAGGCAGGTCAAAGGTTTTTTCCTCAAGTGAGAGGCAATATTTCAACACCTGAAGACAGTGGTTTTAACTCACTTTGCTTGGATAAATCAGAAGATTACCTCTCCGACCAGGAAAGTTCTTTTCAAGAGCTACTTCAGAAACATAAGGGAACTCTCAAAGTGGAGGACACCATAAGAAGGTCAAGGCGCCTTGGAAGGTTGAGAAGATTGTCCACCCTTCGGGAGCAAGGCTCACAGTCTGAGACAGAAGAGGAAAGCCAGATCATCCACTCTGAATCTGAAATAACACCAGCAGCTTCTTCAGACATCTCAGACAGTCAGCCCAGCAGTGACAGTCAGAGTGAGGAACTGATTTTAGGTTTTAATAATTTATCAAACACCCCAGCCTTGCAGTTAGTGCATGAGCtctttatgaaaaacaaaaagagaagatTCCAGCAAAGTGGTACACGCGAATTCTTAGAAGACAGGGATGAGGCGAAAATAGCTGTACTGCAGTGCGTACTTGCAGGACTGATTGGCAAGAAAATGGGTATAGATAAACTGGACATCTTAAcagaattaaaatatagaaatctaAAGCATATTCTTGCAGTTGTTTTAGATTCCTTGTCTGCAGAAAGCCTATGCag TGTTTGGAGCGTGAGCAGAAATTGGCGTGAAATTattgttcaaaataaaaaagcaaatcagAGGAGGAGATTTTATCTCACACAACTGAAAACAGATGCTAAG GTCCCCGATTTCATCTCCTATTATCCACCAGAACTGGAAATCTCCTCTCTGCAAGTCCAAACATATCAG CAGGCTGTATTAAATGTTCAGGATGCTGCCACTCGGTTTCAACTTTCAAATCGATCAGCTTTAAGATCTGTACAAGCTCAGGCTAGGACACCAAGTTCTCAGAAAGAACAGGTTTCAACATTTTCTCCTTGGGGAGAAGTTTTGACACCTATAGCAAGCTCTTCAATTATTGACTCACACAGTAAACAGGAAGAATATGTTAGG GTTGCCAAAACACTTTTTACTGATGAAGCCTTAAAACCTTGCCCGAGGTGCCAATCCCCTGCTAAGTACCAGCCATATAAGAAAAGGGGACTGTGCAGCCGCAGAGCCTGTGGTTTTGACTTTTGTGTGTTATGTTTGTGTGCTTATCATGGGTCTGAAGAATGTAGTAGAAGAGCAGCAAGGCCAAGGGACAGAAAAGATCCTCTTCCAGGAAGTGCCCAGAGTAAGCGGAATTTAAAACGCCTCTAA
- the FBXO43 gene encoding F-box only protein 43 isoform X3, with protein sequence MSERHSGQVGTGVGNEMDSSTVTIKYTGFKDFGSTSFQDSGYSELLKSYSVDNTLYLVKQEDDPTINYEFFEPVSPGLTDPLETPTKKKRFLIFRKKSAIPPGFCETPKLGGKRYLRRRRRLDVSFSPLKGNYESDNSSIESSISEVLNFEEDIPSSASGSPMQNNFSALVTSTLKTEEATLSPQKLRLNFSQQKTSTVDDSKDDCSLFEDECISPIQGNNFKDSITHDFSDSSPCVNDENTFPKLLDSSSSGTTCETDEDIFVAPISNLVANIKFKAGQRFFPQVRGNISTPEDSGFNSLCLDKSEDYLSDQESSFQELLQKHKGTLKVEDTIRRSRRLGRLRRLSTLREQGSQSETEEESQIIHSESEITPAASSDISDSQPSSDSQSEELILGFNNLSNTPALQLVHELFMKNKKRRFQQSGTREFLEDRDEAKIAVLQCVLAGLIGKKMGIDKLDILTELKYRNLKHILAVVLDSLSAESLCSVWSVSRNWREIIVQNKKANQRRRFYLTQLKTDAKCFSIQVPDFISYYPPELEISSLQVQTYQQAVLNVQDAATRFQLSNRSALRSVQAQARTPSSQKEQVSTFSPWGEVLTPIASSSIIDSHSKQEEYVRVAKTLFTDEALKPCPRCQSPAKYQPYKKRGLCSRRACGFDFCVLCLCAYHGSEECSRRAARPRDRKDPLPGSAQSKRNLKRL encoded by the exons ATGTCAGAAAGGCATTCAGGTCAGGTTGGAACTGGAGTAGGAAATGAGATGGACTCTTCTACTGTCACTATCAAGTACACCGGCTTCAAAGATTTTGGTTCCACTTCATTTCAAGATAGTGGCTACAGTGAGTTGTTAAAATCTTACAGCGTTGATAATACATTATATTTGGTAAAGCAGGAAGATGACCCAACAATAAACTATGAATTTTTTGAACCTGTAAGTCCGGGCTTAACAGATCCTTTAGAGACCCCTACTAAAAAAAAGAGATTTCTCATCTTTAGGAAGAAATCAGCCATACCCCCAGGCTTTTGTGAGACTCCTAAACTTGGTGGAAAACGTTATTTACGGCGGCGCAGAAGGCTGGATGTATCTTTCTCTCCTCTGAAGGGAAACTATGAATCAGACAATAGTTCTATAGAAAGTAGTATAAGTGAAGTTCTCAACTTTGAAGAAGATATTCCAAGCAGTGCTTCAGGTTCTccaatgcaaaataattttagtGCTTTAGTTACTAGTACTTTGAAAACAGAAGAAGCGACTTTAAGCCCTCAAAAATTGAGACTTAATTTTTCTCAACAGAAGACTTCCACAGTTGATGACTCCAAAGATGACTGTAGCCTGTTTGAAGATGAATGTATATCACCAATTCAGGGCAATAATTTTAAAGACTCTATCACCCATGACTTTAGTGATAGTAGTCCATGTGTTAACGATGAGAATACATTTCCCAAACTTCTGGACTCCTCTAGTAGTGGAACAACTTGTGAAACAGATGAGGACATATTTGTGGCTCCAATAAGTAACCTTGTAGCAAATATTAAATTTAAGGCAGGTCAAAGGTTTTTTCCTCAAGTGAGAGGCAATATTTCAACACCTGAAGACAGTGGTTTTAACTCACTTTGCTTGGATAAATCAGAAGATTACCTCTCCGACCAGGAAAGTTCTTTTCAAGAGCTACTTCAGAAACATAAGGGAACTCTCAAAGTGGAGGACACCATAAGAAGGTCAAGGCGCCTTGGAAGGTTGAGAAGATTGTCCACCCTTCGGGAGCAAGGCTCACAGTCTGAGACAGAAGAGGAAAGCCAGATCATCCACTCTGAATCTGAAATAACACCAGCAGCTTCTTCAGACATCTCAGACAGTCAGCCCAGCAGTGACAGTCAGAGTGAGGAACTGATTTTAGGTTTTAATAATTTATCAAACACCCCAGCCTTGCAGTTAGTGCATGAGCtctttatgaaaaacaaaaagagaagatTCCAGCAAAGTGGTACACGCGAATTCTTAGAAGACAGGGATGAGGCGAAAATAGCTGTACTGCAGTGCGTACTTGCAGGACTGATTGGCAAGAAAATGGGTATAGATAAACTGGACATCTTAAcagaattaaaatatagaaatctaAAGCATATTCTTGCAGTTGTTTTAGATTCCTTGTCTGCAGAAAGCCTATGCag TGTTTGGAGCGTGAGCAGAAATTGGCGTGAAATTattgttcaaaataaaaaagcaaatcagAGGAGGAGATTTTATCTCACACAACTGAAAACAGATGCTAAG TGTTTCTCTATACAGGTCCCCGATTTCATCTCCTATTATCCACCAGAACTGGAAATCTCCTCTCTGCAAGTCCAAACATATCAG CAGGCTGTATTAAATGTTCAGGATGCTGCCACTCGGTTTCAACTTTCAAATCGATCAGCTTTAAGATCTGTACAAGCTCAGGCTAGGACACCAAGTTCTCAGAAAGAACAGGTTTCAACATTTTCTCCTTGGGGAGAAGTTTTGACACCTATAGCAAGCTCTTCAATTATTGACTCACACAGTAAACAGGAAGAATATGTTAGG GTTGCCAAAACACTTTTTACTGATGAAGCCTTAAAACCTTGCCCGAGGTGCCAATCCCCTGCTAAGTACCAGCCATATAAGAAAAGGGGACTGTGCAGCCGCAGAGCCTGTGGTTTTGACTTTTGTGTGTTATGTTTGTGTGCTTATCATGGGTCTGAAGAATGTAGTAGAAGAGCAGCAAGGCCAAGGGACAGAAAAGATCCTCTTCCAGGAAGTGCCCAGAGTAAGCGGAATTTAAAACGCCTCTAA